The window TTATCGGACCGTCGCGTGGCGCTCTTGAAGGTCCTCCGCCGATTCGGGCCGTCAAGTATCCGCAATCTGGCCACACAGGTCCGGCGCGACTACCGTAATGTGTACGACGACCTCCAGTTATTGCTCAAGGCCGGCCTGGTCGAGAAAGATGCCCGCAACCGCGTGATGGTGCCTTGGGACAAGATTCAGACCGAGATCGACCTGGCCGCATAATGGCGATCTGTCGGCGGGGGCGTGGATTGAAACGGTCAACGCTAGACCGGCCTGATCGGGGCAGCGGTGTGAGGCGATGATAAGCGACGAGCGAGGCGTGATAGGGCAGTTATCCGGCAAGCCAGCGGATCTTGATGAGATGCTCGACGGCCCGAAACTCCTGATCGCTGGTGAGGATGGTCGCATTGACCCGCTGGGCCGTCGCCACACAGAAGGCATCGGCATACGAGACGGTGTACTCGCTTTTAATCTCGGCCGCTGCCCGTACCAGGGAAAGATCCAGGGCTACCAGTTCCAGCGGTAACTGCTCCAGCCGGCCCAGGGCCTCCTCCGCCTTGGCCGCTCCGACCCGGCGCTTGACGACGTAGAAGAATTCTCCCCAGTTGATCCAATTGAGGAATGCCCGCGAGTTGGCCTTCTCCTGTTCGTAGAGGGTCGCTTGCACGCGCTGCCAGCCCGGTTCTTTGTGAAACAGCGCGACGAGCGCAAAACTATCGAGTACGAACTTTTCGCTCACGGCGCATTTCTTCCTGATGGTCGCGGCGGAGATCGGCCGTCAGCGAAAATGTCCCTTCGAGAAAGCCCGTAGCGGCGGCGATTGGATCAGGTGGCACCGGCGAGAGGATCAGCCGCCCCGCTTCCTCGGCCAACTGGATCTTCGCGCCCGGCTTCAAACCGAACTTGCGACGAAGCGCCTTGGGAATGAGAACCTGCCCCTTTTCTGAAAGGTGGGTAATGGGCATCGTAATTCCTCCATTTTCACGAAATTCTAACATATTAAATATTCGTGTGCAATTCCTACAGACCACCCACACATCGAAACTGACAGGACAGCCATTGAAGCGAGATCACCTCACCCGGCATTACCAAGTGAGGGATTTGTCCCCCGCGCTGGCGTGGGTTGAAACGCGCTTCGGATTCTCCACGTTTGACACCGCTACTTCAGTCCTCCTATACTGACACTATATGATCTCAATTCAACAGGTGTCAAAGCACTTCGGCAGCCGCGTGCTGTTCAAGGAGGTCTCCCTCCGAATCGGGCTTGAGGACCGGGTCGCGCTGGTCGGACCCAACGGCGCGGGAAAGACGACGCTCCTGGAAATGATCGCGGGGAATATCACTCCCGACAGCGGAGTGATCGCGATCAACAACAAGGCCGTCATCGGCTACCTGACCCAGGAGCTGGAGGCCCATCAGGGCAAGTCCCTGCTTGAAGAGGTTCTGGTCGGCGGATCGGAGGCGTCGTCTATCGAGCGTCATCTCCGTCTTCTGGAAGAGGAGATCGCCACGGCCCCACCCGAGGCGGTGGACGAGCTGTTGTCTCATTACGGTGCGCTTCAGACCAAGTACGAACAGCTCGGCGGGTATTCCCTGGAGGCCAGGGCAAAGGAGATTCTCTTCGGCCTCGGTTTCAAGGAGAAGCACCTGTCCCGACCTCTGGAGAATTTCTCCGGGGGCCAGCGGATGCGCGCATCGTTGGCCCAGATCCTCCTCTCCTCTCCGGATGCGCTCCTGCTGGATGAGCCCACGAACCATCTGGATCTGGAGTCGGTCATCTGGTTGGAAAAGTTTCTATCCGGATATGCCGGCGCGATCCTGCTCATCTCCCAC of the Candidatus Methylomirabilis sp. genome contains:
- a CDS encoding AbrB/MazE/SpoVT family DNA-binding domain-containing protein: MPITHLSEKGQVLIPKALRRKFGLKPGAKIQLAEEAGRLILSPVPPDPIAAATGFLEGTFSLTADLRRDHQEEMRRERKVRTR
- a CDS encoding type II toxin-antitoxin system VapC family toxin; this encodes MSEKFVLDSFALVALFHKEPGWQRVQATLYEQEKANSRAFLNWINWGEFFYVVKRRVGAAKAEEALGRLEQLPLELVALDLSLVRAAAEIKSEYTVSYADAFCVATAQRVNATILTSDQEFRAVEHLIKIRWLAG